From Rhodovastum atsumiense, a single genomic window includes:
- the glgX gene encoding glycogen debranching protein GlgX, which yields MALLVCSTEALGVPVPTTPKTRLSEGLPHPLGATWDGLGVNFALFSANATKVELCLFDDDGRRELQRIELPEFTDEVWHGYLPEARPGTVYAYRVHGPYEPDSGHRFNHNKLLLDPYAKGLVGELRWDPAVFGYTLESGDDLTFDTRDSARFVPKCRVIDPAFTWGHDARPNVPWERTIVYETHVRGFTRRHPAVPEPLRGTFAGLAVAEVIDHIRRLGVTSVELLPVHAFINDSMLLDKGLTNYWGYNTIGFFAPDVRYTATHAINEFKEMVAHLHAAGLEVILDVVYNHTAEGNERGPTLSFRGIDNASYYRLLPDQRRYYINDTGTGNTLNLSHPRVLQMVTDSLRYWVTEMHVDGFRFDLATILGREPYGFDEGGGFLDSCRQDPVLSSVKLIAEPWDIGPGGYQVGAFPPGWAEWNDRFRDTVRAFWKGDSGSAAEMAARLCASGDLFNRRGRKPWASVNFVTAHDGFTLNDVVSYNEKHNAANGENNRDGHDHNRSWNHGTEGPTDDPDIRRLRERQKRNMLASVLLAQGTPMLLAGDELGRTQRGNNNAYCQDNEISWVDWEIDADGHALIEFVRRLTGLRQQYPILRRGRFLTGEYNEELAVKDVSWIAAGGSEMAQDDWTNPGTRCFGMLMDGRAQATGIRRPASDATLLWILNAHHDIVAFTLPRVTGGRRWMTMFDTATPERMREHSHRIGETIDIVGRSMVLLALHA from the coding sequence ATGGCCTTGCTTGTGTGCAGCACGGAGGCATTGGGCGTGCCGGTACCCACCACTCCCAAGACACGATTGAGCGAAGGTCTGCCACATCCGCTTGGCGCAACATGGGATGGGCTTGGCGTCAACTTCGCGTTGTTTTCAGCCAATGCCACCAAGGTCGAACTCTGCCTGTTCGACGACGACGGACGGCGCGAGCTGCAGCGGATCGAACTGCCCGAGTTCACCGACGAAGTCTGGCATGGCTACCTGCCGGAGGCGCGGCCGGGCACGGTCTACGCCTATCGCGTGCACGGGCCGTACGAACCGGATTCCGGCCACCGCTTCAATCACAACAAGCTGTTGCTCGACCCCTACGCCAAGGGCCTGGTGGGCGAGCTGCGCTGGGATCCGGCGGTGTTCGGCTACACGCTGGAATCCGGCGACGACCTGACCTTCGACACCCGCGACAGCGCGCGCTTCGTGCCGAAATGCCGCGTCATCGACCCGGCCTTCACCTGGGGACACGATGCGCGGCCGAACGTGCCGTGGGAACGTACAATCGTATACGAAACGCATGTGCGCGGCTTCACCCGGCGCCATCCGGCCGTGCCCGAGCCGCTGCGTGGCACCTTCGCGGGACTCGCGGTGGCCGAAGTGATCGACCACATCCGCCGACTCGGCGTCACCTCGGTCGAGCTGCTGCCGGTACACGCCTTCATCAACGACAGCATGCTGCTGGACAAGGGCCTGACCAATTACTGGGGCTACAACACGATCGGCTTCTTCGCCCCCGATGTGCGCTACACCGCCACGCATGCCATCAACGAATTCAAGGAAATGGTGGCGCACCTGCACGCCGCCGGGCTCGAGGTGATCCTCGACGTCGTCTACAACCACACCGCCGAAGGCAATGAACGCGGCCCGACGCTGAGTTTCCGCGGCATCGACAATGCCAGCTACTACCGGCTGCTGCCCGACCAGCGGCGCTACTACATCAACGACACCGGCACCGGGAACACGTTGAACCTGTCGCATCCGCGCGTGCTGCAGATGGTGACCGACAGCCTGCGCTACTGGGTCACCGAGATGCACGTGGACGGGTTCCGTTTCGATCTGGCGACAATTCTCGGTCGCGAGCCCTACGGCTTCGACGAGGGCGGCGGATTCCTCGATTCCTGCCGGCAGGATCCGGTGCTGTCCTCGGTCAAGCTGATCGCCGAGCCCTGGGATATCGGGCCGGGCGGCTACCAGGTCGGCGCCTTCCCGCCGGGCTGGGCGGAATGGAATGACCGCTTCCGCGACACGGTGCGGGCCTTCTGGAAAGGCGACAGCGGCAGCGCGGCAGAGATGGCGGCCCGGCTCTGCGCCTCGGGCGACCTGTTCAACCGGCGCGGCCGCAAGCCGTGGGCGAGCGTGAACTTCGTCACCGCCCATGACGGGTTCACGCTGAACGACGTTGTCTCCTACAACGAAAAGCACAACGCGGCGAACGGCGAGAACAATCGCGACGGCCACGACCACAACCGCTCCTGGAACCACGGCACGGAAGGACCGACGGACGATCCGGACATCCGTCGCCTGCGCGAGCGGCAGAAACGCAACATGCTCGCCAGCGTGCTGCTGGCGCAGGGCACGCCGATGCTGCTCGCCGGCGACGAGCTCGGCCGCACCCAGCGCGGCAACAACAACGCCTATTGCCAGGACAACGAGATCTCCTGGGTGGACTGGGAAATCGACGCGGATGGCCATGCGCTCATCGAGTTCGTGCGCCGGCTGACCGGGCTGCGCCAGCAATATCCCATCCTGCGGCGCGGCCGCTTCCTGACCGGCGAATACAACGAGGAACTCGCCGTGAAGGACGTGAGCTGGATCGCCGCCGGTGGCAGCGAAATGGCCCAGGACGACTGGACCAATCCGGGGACGCGCTGCTTCGGGATGCTGATGGATGGCCGCGCCCAGGCCACCGGCATCCGCCGCCCGGCCAGCGACGCGACGCTGCTGTGGATCCTGAATGCCCACCACGACATCGTCGCCTTTACCCTGCCGCGGGTGACCGGCGGACGGCGCTGGATGACCATGTTCGACACCGCCACCCCGGAGCGGATGCGCGAGCACAGTCATCGCATCGGCGAGACGATCGATATCGTCGGCCGCTCGATGGTGCTGCTGGCACTGCATGCCTGA
- a CDS encoding serine hydrolase domain-containing protein, with the protein MQDLVSARPEEVGLSSARLAHVEAWAQRLVDEGKLPGVLTLVARRGRVAHLHVCGQADLARGVPLGADTIFRIYSMTKPLTSVALMMLYEEGRFQLDDPVARFLPCFANMRVFTGGSRFKFDTAPAERDITIRDLLTHTAGLTYGFIDAHPVDAMYREQGVDFQTSMDTLAEVVERAARLPLIAQPGRAWNYSIASDVLGHLIAVISGQSFEAFLQERVLGPLGMDDTGFHVPAGKLSRFAALYTPGPEGLRLMDDPQQSIFAVQRPIASGGGGLVSTVADYLTFCRLMLNEGELDGVRLLGRKTMELMTSNHLGGDMADLGTPRFSESTYAGIGFGLGFSVMLDPAKAQIVGTPGEYAWGGAASTSFWIDPQEDMAVILLTQLFPSSTYPIRRELRVLTYAAITD; encoded by the coding sequence ATGCAGGACCTGGTGAGCGCACGACCCGAAGAAGTCGGGCTGTCCTCGGCTCGGCTGGCCCATGTCGAAGCCTGGGCGCAGCGCCTGGTCGACGAGGGCAAGCTGCCGGGCGTGCTGACGCTGGTGGCGCGCCGCGGCCGCGTCGCCCATCTGCATGTCTGCGGCCAGGCTGATCTCGCCCGCGGTGTGCCGCTCGGCGCCGATACCATCTTCCGCATCTATTCGATGACCAAGCCGCTCACTTCGGTCGCGCTGATGATGCTGTACGAGGAAGGGCGGTTCCAGCTCGACGATCCGGTGGCGCGCTTCCTGCCCTGCTTCGCCAACATGCGCGTCTTCACCGGCGGCAGCCGCTTCAAGTTCGACACCGCCCCGGCCGAGCGCGACATCACCATCCGCGACCTGCTGACCCATACCGCGGGCCTGACCTACGGCTTCATCGACGCCCACCCGGTCGATGCCATGTACCGCGAGCAGGGCGTTGATTTCCAGACCTCGATGGACACGCTGGCCGAGGTGGTGGAACGCGCGGCCCGGCTGCCGCTGATCGCCCAGCCCGGCCGCGCCTGGAACTACAGCATCGCCTCCGACGTGCTCGGCCACCTGATCGCGGTGATCTCGGGCCAGAGCTTCGAGGCCTTCCTGCAGGAACGCGTGCTCGGTCCCCTCGGCATGGACGACACCGGCTTCCACGTGCCCGCCGGCAAGCTTTCCCGCTTCGCGGCCCTCTACACGCCCGGGCCGGAGGGGCTGCGGCTGATGGACGACCCGCAGCAAAGCATCTTCGCCGTCCAGCGCCCGATCGCCTCGGGCGGCGGCGGGCTGGTCTCCACCGTCGCCGACTACCTCACGTTCTGCCGGCTGATGCTGAACGAGGGCGAACTCGACGGCGTGCGGCTGCTCGGGCGCAAGACGATGGAGCTGATGACCAGCAACCACCTCGGCGGCGACATGGCCGACCTGGGCACGCCCCGGTTCTCCGAATCGACCTATGCGGGAATCGGCTTCGGACTCGGCTTCTCGGTCATGCTGGATCCGGCGAAGGCGCAGATCGTCGGCACGCCGGGCGAATATGCCTGGGGCGGAGCAGCGAGCACCTCGTTCTGGATCGACCCGCAGGAAGATATGGCGGTGATCCTGTTGACGCAGCTCTTTCCCTCCTCGACCTATCCGATCCGGCGGGAATTGCGGGTGCTGACCTACGCGGCGATCACCGACTGA
- a CDS encoding bifunctional enoyl-CoA hydratase/phosphate acetyltransferase: MTRINHVFAEIAVGETAAITRVVTPEDLYVFAHVTGNLNPINLPGSGHDVEARDAHPAPSMWLGSLFSAVLGNVLPGPGTLYDMQTLHFHGRAYVGDMLDISVTVTGKRPPNTILLATRICRGGETIVEGTAEVTAPAERREVEDTPLPGLTIARHRHVERLLQACHPLPPMRTAVVAPTEETALLGALAGARARLIEPILVGDAARIAAVAASCGASLQGCEIEDASGDDAAAARAVEMVTQGRAAALMKGHLHTDTLLKHVVKSQGGLRTGRRISHVFVMDAPSLAEPLLVTDAAINIAPTLDEKVDIVQNAIDLALALGIAVPKVGILSAVETVNPRMQSTLDAAALSKMSERGQISGGIVDGPLAMDNAISLMAARTKGLTSKVAGRADILVAPNLEAGNILAKELTFAAQAEGAGLVLGARVPILLTSRSDGEIARLFSCAVAALYVHWQATGRSAARPVALAAAAE; the protein is encoded by the coding sequence ATGACACGCATCAACCACGTCTTCGCCGAGATCGCGGTCGGTGAGACCGCCGCCATCACCCGCGTGGTCACGCCCGAGGACCTCTATGTCTTCGCCCATGTCACCGGCAACCTGAACCCCATCAACCTGCCGGGCTCCGGCCACGACGTGGAGGCGCGCGACGCCCATCCCGCCCCGTCAATGTGGCTCGGCTCGCTGTTCTCGGCCGTGCTCGGCAATGTCCTGCCCGGGCCGGGCACGTTGTACGACATGCAGACGCTGCATTTCCACGGCCGCGCCTATGTCGGCGACATGCTCGACATCTCGGTGACCGTCACCGGCAAGCGCCCGCCCAACACGATCCTGCTGGCCACCCGCATCTGCCGCGGCGGCGAGACGATCGTCGAAGGCACGGCGGAAGTCACCGCCCCCGCCGAGCGCCGCGAGGTCGAGGACACCCCCCTGCCCGGCCTGACCATCGCCCGCCATCGCCATGTCGAGCGCCTGCTGCAGGCCTGCCACCCGCTGCCGCCGATGCGCACCGCGGTGGTGGCCCCCACCGAGGAAACCGCCCTGCTCGGCGCCCTCGCCGGCGCCCGCGCCCGGCTGATCGAGCCGATCCTGGTCGGCGACGCCGCCCGGATCGCCGCCGTCGCGGCATCCTGCGGCGCCAGCCTGCAGGGCTGCGAGATCGAGGACGCGTCAGGCGACGATGCCGCCGCCGCGCGCGCCGTCGAGATGGTGACCCAGGGCCGCGCCGCCGCGCTGATGAAGGGCCACCTGCATACCGACACGCTGCTGAAGCACGTGGTGAAGTCGCAGGGCGGGCTGCGCACCGGGCGCCGGATCAGCCATGTCTTCGTCATGGACGCGCCCTCCCTGGCCGAACCGCTGCTGGTGACCGACGCCGCCATCAACATCGCCCCGACCCTCGATGAGAAGGTCGACATCGTGCAGAACGCGATCGACCTCGCCTTGGCGCTGGGCATCGCCGTGCCGAAGGTCGGCATTCTCTCGGCGGTGGAGACGGTGAACCCGCGGATGCAGTCCACGCTCGACGCCGCGGCGCTGTCGAAGATGTCCGAGCGCGGCCAGATCAGCGGCGGCATCGTCGACGGGCCGCTGGCCATGGACAACGCCATCAGCCTGATGGCGGCCCGCACCAAGGGCCTGACCTCGAAGGTCGCCGGCCGCGCCGACATCCTGGTGGCGCCGAACCTCGAGGCCGGCAACATCCTGGCCAAGGAACTCACGTTCGCCGCCCAGGCCGAGGGCGCGGGGCTGGTGCTCGGGGCCAGGGTGCCGATCCTGCTGACCAGCCGCTCGGATGGCGAGATCGCCCGGCTGTTCTCCTGCGCCGTGGCGGCGCTGTACGTGCACTGGCAGGCCACCGGCCGCAGTGCCGCCCGGCCGGTGGCGCTGGCAGCCGCCGCCGAATGA
- a CDS encoding GMC oxidoreductase, whose protein sequence is MVLLEGGGMDFDQASQSLYQGENIGLCYDALDRTRSRYFGGSSNCWGGFCRPLDAHDFQVRDWVPNSGWPFGLAELLPYYRRAHALLQIGPFEYDPQTWQDWIGRPDSRFIPFDREQVLNIVSQLSPPTRFGRIYGEAIARSGNVTAFLHANVTAIEAPGNGSQVTGVEVRTLSGAAFRVAARCYVLATGGIETPRLLLASNRHHPAGLGNEHDLVGRYFMDHPRIRNGEIVFSDPRAFSRIYDVHVTYPGGTAARGTKISSHFGLSPAIQGRERLGNTRCYVTSRFVGDHPESYAALKLLYQALNRGSSLRGRRGEVLRAVARNLPRVAVLAVGLKFRPGFLARGFTLETVVEPSPLPDSRVMLGEGRDRLGVPRVRVDWRLGEMEKRTFRRTQEILGAELERIGAGTVRVAAPREGEPWPETLDGCWHHMGTTRMHADPRQGVVDPSCRVHGMENLFIAGSSVFPTGGSDMPTITIVALALRLAEHIKAGFAYSGRDLSVPVPVVAALESEEKAAA, encoded by the coding sequence GTGGTCCTCCTTGAGGGTGGCGGCATGGACTTCGACCAGGCCAGCCAGTCGCTCTATCAAGGGGAGAATATCGGCCTCTGCTATGACGCGCTGGACCGGACGCGGTCGCGCTATTTCGGCGGCAGCTCGAATTGCTGGGGTGGCTTCTGCCGCCCGCTCGACGCCCATGACTTCCAGGTCCGCGACTGGGTGCCCAACAGCGGCTGGCCCTTCGGCCTGGCCGAACTGCTGCCCTATTACCGCCGCGCGCATGCGCTGCTGCAGATCGGCCCGTTCGAGTACGACCCGCAGACCTGGCAGGACTGGATCGGCCGGCCGGACAGCCGGTTCATTCCCTTCGACCGCGAGCAGGTGCTCAACATCGTCTCGCAGCTCAGCCCACCGACCCGGTTCGGCCGCATCTACGGCGAGGCCATCGCCCGCTCGGGCAACGTGACCGCCTTCCTGCATGCCAACGTCACCGCGATCGAAGCCCCGGGCAACGGCAGCCAGGTCACCGGTGTCGAGGTCCGCACCCTGAGCGGCGCCGCCTTCCGCGTGGCCGCGCGCTGCTACGTGCTGGCCACCGGCGGGATCGAGACCCCTCGCCTGCTGCTGGCCTCAAACCGGCACCACCCCGCCGGACTCGGCAATGAGCATGATCTGGTTGGCCGCTATTTCATGGACCATCCGCGTATCCGCAACGGCGAGATCGTCTTCAGCGACCCGCGCGCCTTCAGCCGCATCTACGACGTCCACGTGACCTATCCCGGCGGCACGGCCGCGCGGGGCACCAAGATCAGCTCCCATTTCGGCCTCTCGCCCGCCATCCAGGGCCGCGAGCGGCTGGGCAACACCCGCTGCTACGTGACCTCGCGCTTCGTGGGCGACCATCCCGAAAGCTATGCCGCGCTGAAGCTGCTCTACCAGGCGCTCAATCGCGGCAGCAGCCTGCGCGGGCGCCGCGGCGAGGTGCTGCGGGCGGTGGCGCGGAACCTGCCGCGGGTCGCCGTGCTCGCGGTCGGGCTGAAGTTCAGGCCGGGCTTCCTGGCCCGCGGCTTCACCCTGGAGACAGTGGTCGAGCCATCGCCGCTGCCGGACAGCCGGGTCATGCTGGGCGAGGGCCGCGACCGGCTCGGCGTGCCGCGCGTCAGGGTGGACTGGCGGCTGGGGGAAATGGAGAAGCGCACCTTCCGCCGCACCCAGGAGATTCTCGGCGCGGAACTGGAACGGATCGGTGCCGGGACAGTGCGCGTCGCGGCGCCGCGGGAAGGCGAGCCCTGGCCGGAGACGCTCGACGGCTGCTGGCACCACATGGGCACGACCCGCATGCACGCCGATCCGCGGCAGGGCGTGGTCGATCCGAGCTGCCGCGTGCATGGGATGGAGAACCTGTTCATCGCCGGCAGCTCCGTGTTCCCGACCGGCGGATCGGACATGCCGACCATCACCATCGTCGCGCTGGCATTGCGGCTGGCCGAGCACATCAAGGCCGGCTTCGCCTATTCCGGCCGCGACCTTTCGGTGCCGGTGCCCGTGGTCGCGGCATTGGAGTCAGAGGAAAAGGCAGCGGCCTAG
- a CDS encoding c-type cytochrome: MRTAFLAIGLAGLLGGTAVAQTVPLSPAAVVATRQAGFKLLGGSMNEMKRAVETSSDVKSFKQSAEGIVAWGRVLPGLFPVGTEANSKAKPAVWSDVAGFEKASAALVAAAEGLEKAAASGDSAAFAAALKATGETCGGCHRPFRQR; this comes from the coding sequence TTGAGAACAGCGTTTCTGGCCATCGGCCTTGCCGGCCTGCTCGGCGGTACGGCCGTCGCCCAGACCGTGCCGCTGTCCCCCGCCGCGGTGGTTGCCACGCGGCAGGCCGGTTTCAAGCTGCTCGGCGGCAGCATGAACGAGATGAAGCGTGCGGTGGAAACATCCTCTGATGTGAAGTCCTTCAAGCAGAGTGCTGAAGGCATCGTTGCGTGGGGCCGCGTGTTGCCCGGCCTGTTCCCGGTCGGAACCGAGGCCAACAGCAAGGCGAAGCCGGCCGTCTGGTCGGACGTGGCCGGCTTCGAGAAGGCCAGCGCCGCCCTGGTCGCGGCTGCGGAAGGGCTCGAGAAGGCCGCGGCGAGCGGTGACAGCGCCGCCTTCGCCGCCGCCCTGAAGGCGACCGGGGAAACCTGCGGCGGGTGCCACCGGCCCTTCCGGCAGCGCTGA
- a CDS encoding ATP-binding protein: MDDLSRLFVFRHVTDLPLVIAVGQSFGEIYAQWRAHAPGRLAVVTVLFASAGTLAVGLARELARRTEAERKAVAIGEELRIVTDSSADTIQKIDWDGCPVFVSKAAERMFGLPLQELCRQDLLRFVHPDDAASVRDALARLRRGAEACQFTYRAMPPGRKEGWFEAHGSRLHDGSGAIVVIRDVTARRELEEHLRRAHRLEAVAELTAGIAHEFNNQIQVQMGSLELIGALAPEGELGELAAVLMRSVAHSARLTHRLLAFTRQQVLSPRSIDLAAFFEDAAPGLRAAAAPDCRLCLEVPRAVLAIVDPIQLGAALLNLVQNAREARPRDGLIRIIAARAGPLAGRPPVVVITVEDSGIGMSPEVLQRACEPFFSTKGQLGTGLGLAMVQGFARQSGGELSLRSDPGRGTRIELRLPGAAGAGPAEPPPAERIPDGDGRRVLLVDDSGDVLATVGAMLRHAGYTPERAGSGAAAMTLLGDGQPVAALITDYAMPDMNGADLILRARSLRPDLPTVIITAYLAEAMMEEVSRDTRILVKPFRRDQLISVLAAALRSGLDRSEKGTRP, translated from the coding sequence GTGGACGACCTGTCCCGCCTGTTCGTCTTTCGCCATGTCACCGACCTGCCGCTCGTCATCGCCGTGGGCCAGTCGTTCGGCGAGATCTACGCCCAGTGGCGCGCGCATGCGCCGGGCAGGCTCGCGGTGGTCACCGTGCTGTTCGCCTCGGCCGGCACGCTGGCCGTCGGACTGGCGCGTGAACTCGCGCGCAGGACAGAGGCGGAGCGGAAGGCGGTCGCCATCGGCGAGGAGCTGCGCATCGTCACCGACAGCAGCGCCGACACGATCCAGAAGATCGACTGGGACGGGTGCCCCGTGTTCGTCTCGAAGGCGGCGGAGCGCATGTTTGGGCTGCCGTTGCAGGAGCTGTGCCGGCAGGACCTGCTGCGCTTCGTGCATCCGGACGACGCCGCCAGCGTGCGCGACGCGCTGGCGCGGCTGCGCCGCGGGGCGGAGGCGTGCCAGTTCACCTACCGCGCCATGCCGCCGGGTCGCAAGGAAGGCTGGTTCGAGGCGCATGGCAGCCGGCTGCATGACGGGAGCGGCGCGATCGTCGTGATCCGCGACGTGACGGCACGGCGCGAGCTCGAGGAGCATCTGCGACGGGCCCACCGGCTGGAAGCCGTCGCCGAACTGACCGCGGGCATCGCCCACGAGTTCAACAACCAGATCCAGGTGCAGATGGGCTCGCTCGAGCTGATCGGCGCCCTGGCGCCCGAGGGGGAACTCGGCGAGCTCGCCGCCGTGCTCATGCGATCGGTCGCGCACAGCGCCCGGTTGACCCATCGCCTGCTGGCGTTCACGCGCCAGCAGGTGCTCTCGCCGCGCAGCATCGATCTCGCCGCGTTCTTCGAGGATGCCGCCCCTGGCCTGCGCGCCGCGGCGGCGCCGGATTGCCGGTTGTGCCTCGAGGTTCCGCGCGCCGTCCTGGCAATCGTGGATCCCATCCAGCTTGGGGCGGCGCTGCTCAACCTGGTGCAGAATGCCCGGGAGGCACGGCCGCGCGACGGCCTGATCCGGATCATCGCCGCGCGTGCCGGGCCGCTCGCCGGGAGGCCGCCGGTCGTGGTGATCACGGTGGAGGACAGCGGCATCGGCATGTCGCCCGAGGTGCTGCAGCGGGCCTGCGAGCCGTTCTTCAGCACCAAGGGACAACTGGGCACGGGACTTGGCCTGGCCATGGTCCAGGGATTCGCCCGGCAGTCGGGCGGGGAGCTGTCCCTGCGCAGCGACCCGGGCCGGGGCACGCGGATCGAGCTGCGCCTGCCAGGGGCCGCCGGGGCCGGCCCCGCGGAGCCGCCGCCGGCGGAACGGATTCCGGACGGGGACGGAAGGCGGGTCCTGCTGGTCGACGATTCCGGAGACGTGCTTGCGACCGTTGGCGCAATGCTCCGGCACGCGGGCTACACGCCGGAGCGGGCCGGGTCCGGGGCGGCGGCCATGACGCTGCTTGGCGACGGCCAGCCGGTCGCGGCGCTGATCACCGACTATGCCATGCCGGACATGAACGGCGCGGACCTGATCCTGCGCGCGAGGTCCCTGCGGCCCGACCTGCCGACTGTGATCATCACGGCCTACCTCGCCGAAGCCATGATGGAAGAGGTCAGCCGCGACACGCGGATCCTGGTGAAGCCGTTCCGCCGGGACCAGTTGATTTCCGTGCTCGCGGCGGCGCTCCGCTCAGGGCTCGACCGATCGGAGAAGGGGACGAGGCCCTGA
- a CDS encoding ABC transporter substrate-binding protein, protein MESIDRGQACHRRSRDAPTALSRRAVLATATTGLASFAPGATSMSDWAAIERAARGRPVFWNAWAGDDRINAFIAWSAERLRVSHDIAVRHVRLRDPTEALARLGAGKVGARASGSGIDLIWLNDPGLLSPGQRNLLCGLVPGGLPNAIRLAPAGGPGPMDGPGIPWHMARLVFVCDAARVPDPPRSMAAIGAWAAAHPGRLAHPHPRHVLGAAFLGQALCEFAPDPAALRHTVADFEAMTAPFWRWYAALQPMLWRRGTAFPETGSAQRALLRETEIDIMVSFNPGEASAAIASGLLPDTVRSFALDGGSIGHCSCNAIPSDAANKAPALVLANFLLSPEAQARAADPSLLGIPSVLAPDRLAPADRARFAALPPGRSMLSPAELGPALPQPHPSWMVRLVESFERHFPI, encoded by the coding sequence ATGGAATCGATCGACAGGGGGCAGGCCTGCCATCGCAGATCCCGCGATGCCCCCACCGCCCTGTCCCGGCGCGCCGTGCTGGCCACCGCCACCACCGGCCTCGCTTCCTTCGCGCCTGGCGCGACCTCGATGTCGGACTGGGCGGCGATCGAACGGGCCGCGCGCGGCAGGCCGGTGTTCTGGAATGCCTGGGCGGGCGACGACCGCATCAACGCCTTCATCGCCTGGAGCGCCGAGCGCCTGCGCGTCTCCCACGACATCGCGGTGCGTCACGTCCGCCTGCGCGATCCCACCGAGGCGCTCGCCCGTCTCGGTGCCGGCAAGGTTGGCGCGCGCGCGTCGGGCAGCGGGATCGACCTGATCTGGCTGAACGACCCCGGCCTGCTGTCACCGGGGCAGCGGAATCTGCTGTGCGGGCTGGTGCCCGGGGGGCTGCCCAATGCCATCCGCCTCGCTCCCGCCGGCGGGCCGGGGCCGATGGATGGCCCCGGGATTCCCTGGCACATGGCGCGGCTGGTGTTCGTCTGCGATGCCGCGCGCGTGCCCGATCCGCCGCGCAGCATGGCGGCGATAGGCGCCTGGGCGGCGGCGCATCCCGGCCGGCTGGCCCATCCGCATCCGCGCCATGTCCTCGGTGCGGCCTTCCTCGGCCAGGCGCTGTGCGAGTTCGCCCCCGACCCCGCGGCGCTGCGGCACACGGTCGCTGATTTCGAGGCGATGACGGCGCCGTTCTGGCGCTGGTATGCCGCCTTGCAGCCCATGCTGTGGCGCCGCGGCACCGCTTTTCCCGAAACCGGTTCCGCCCAGCGGGCCCTGCTGCGCGAGACCGAGATCGACATCATGGTCTCGTTCAACCCCGGCGAGGCATCCGCCGCCATCGCCTCCGGTCTCCTGCCCGACACGGTCCGCAGCTTCGCCCTGGATGGCGGCAGCATCGGCCATTGCAGTTGCAACGCCATTCCCTCCGACGCCGCCAACAAGGCCCCGGCGCTGGTGCTGGCCAATTTCCTGCTTTCGCCGGAAGCGCAGGCCCGGGCCGCCGATCCCAGCCTGCTGGGCATCCCGTCCGTGCTGGCGCCCGACCGACTCGCCCCCGCCGACCGGGCCCGCTTCGCGGCGCTGCCGCCTGGCCGGTCCATGCTGTCGCCGGCCGAGCTCGGCCCGGCGCTGCCGCAGCCGCACCCGAGCTGGATGGTTCGGCTGGTTGAAAGTTTTGAGCGGCATTTCCCGATTTAG
- a CDS encoding P-II family nitrogen regulator — protein sequence MKLIMAIIKPFKLDDVREALTPLGVQGLTVSEVKGFGRQKGQTEIYRGAEYHVNFIPKVKIELVVPDDRAELVVEAITKAARTDKIGDGKIFVLDVERAVRIRTGETDVDAL from the coding sequence ATGAAGCTGATCATGGCCATCATCAAGCCCTTCAAGCTCGACGACGTGCGCGAGGCGCTGACGCCGCTGGGCGTGCAGGGCCTCACCGTCTCCGAGGTGAAGGGCTTCGGTCGTCAGAAAGGGCAGACCGAAATTTATCGTGGCGCCGAATACCACGTGAATTTCATTCCGAAGGTGAAGATCGAGCTGGTGGTACCGGACGACCGCGCCGAGCTGGTGGTCGAGGCCATCACCAAGGCCGCCCGGACCGACAAGATCGGGGACGGCAAGATCTTCGTGCTCGATGTCGAGCGGGCCGTGCGCATCCGCACCGGCGAGACCGACGTCGACGCACTGTAA